One genomic region from Macellibacteroides fermentans encodes:
- a CDS encoding DUF5606 family protein, whose amino-acid sequence MLKTILSISGKPGLFKLVSQGKNMLIVESLVDKKRVPAYAKDKVISLGDIAIYTDETEVPLHEVLTSVKNKENGNLVSVNPAAKPEELRAFMAEVLPDFDRERVYPSDIKKLISWYNILINAGITDFTPQENAEEAEAEAETEN is encoded by the coding sequence ATGTTGAAGACTATCTTGTCTATTTCCGGCAAACCCGGATTATTTAAACTGGTTTCTCAAGGTAAAAACATGTTGATCGTAGAATCGTTGGTCGACAAGAAAAGAGTCCCTGCTTATGCCAAAGATAAAGTAATTTCCTTAGGAGATATCGCTATCTATACGGATGAGACAGAAGTTCCATTGCATGAAGTACTTACTTCTGTAAAAAATAAAGAGAACGGAAACCTGGTATCAGTTAATCCAGCCGCCAAGCCGGAAGAGCTTCGTGCTTTCATGGCAGAAGTGCTTCCTGATTTTGACCGCGAACGTGTATACCCAAGCGATATAAAGAAACTTATTTCGTGGTATAACATCCTGATTAACGCAGGAATTACAGACTTCACTCCGCAGGAAAATGCGGAAGAGGCTGAAGCTGAAGCGGAAACAGAGAATTAA
- the coaE gene encoding dephospho-CoA kinase (Dephospho-CoA kinase (CoaE) performs the final step in coenzyme A biosynthesis.) has product MKTIGITGGIGSGKSVVSALLELYGIPVYIADEESKRLTQSSPVIRKGLIELFDESIYTGEGLDKRRLASLIFGNPQMLKAVNSLIHPEVYKDYLQWTESKNTELCALESAILFESGFDKLADYTVMVYAPEEIRIQRAMNRDNSSRTDVTNRIKNQLPDEIKRDKSDFVILNDGIQALIPQVESLLKQIRPTL; this is encoded by the coding sequence ATGAAAACCATCGGCATTACTGGAGGTATAGGCAGTGGAAAATCGGTAGTCTCCGCTCTGCTGGAGCTATATGGCATTCCTGTTTATATAGCGGACGAGGAGAGCAAACGACTTACCCAATCGTCTCCGGTTATTCGCAAGGGGCTTATCGAACTGTTTGACGAATCGATCTACACCGGCGAAGGCCTCGACAAAAGAAGACTTGCCTCTCTGATATTCGGCAATCCGCAGATGCTGAAAGCGGTTAACAGCCTTATTCACCCGGAAGTATATAAAGACTATCTGCAATGGACCGAATCGAAAAATACTGAGCTGTGCGCCCTTGAATCGGCCATCTTGTTTGAATCGGGTTTTGACAAACTGGCCGACTATACGGTTATGGTATATGCTCCGGAAGAGATCCGGATACAACGTGCCATGAACCGTGATAACTCAAGCCGTACAGATGTTACAAACCGTATTAAGAACCAGCTGCCGGATGAAATAAAGAGAGATAAATCGGATTTTGTAATCCTGAATGACGGTATTCAGGCCTTAATTCCTCAGGTAGAGTCTCTTTTAAAGCAAATACGGCCGACTCTCTAA
- a CDS encoding CdaR family protein: MSRLEALFLTFKSAPKKIKTLLRRQGWKEVLIFFFFVLLSLGFWMLQSLQQDYEIELIIPVRYKNVPANIAFSDKLPDNIKVKVRDKGSVLLNYSLGGTLLPIEASLGSLSAKGGTFLISKKIIERDLLKQMIATTTLISFEPQQIEVDYTPLKSRRIQVEFNGSLRTEPGFGLSGEINITPATVQVYAGEEILDSLITVQTVNTKIEKARKTFTRTFNLLPVKGARFEPEQVTITFPIEEYTEKTLNIPIQCKTLPQNLTLRTFPSMVQVTCNVPLSRFNQLKESDFAAEINYSDLEQNISGTVSIKLTKKPNWIQSPTVHPDKIEFILEQNNY; encoded by the coding sequence ATGTCCCGACTTGAAGCTTTATTTTTAACATTCAAGTCTGCACCAAAAAAGATTAAAACTCTGTTACGCCGTCAAGGGTGGAAAGAAGTTTTAATCTTTTTCTTTTTTGTACTTCTTTCTCTGGGCTTTTGGATGCTTCAAAGTCTTCAGCAAGATTACGAAATTGAACTTATCATACCGGTCAGATATAAGAATGTTCCAGCCAATATTGCATTCTCCGACAAGTTACCAGACAATATCAAGGTAAAAGTCAGAGACAAAGGAAGTGTATTGCTAAATTACTCCCTGGGTGGAACACTTTTACCTATCGAAGCATCTCTTGGATCGCTTTCAGCCAAAGGTGGGACCTTTCTTATCAGCAAGAAAATAATTGAACGGGATCTGCTTAAGCAGATGATTGCAACCACTACGCTGATAAGCTTCGAGCCTCAGCAGATAGAGGTCGACTATACTCCGTTAAAGAGCCGAAGAATCCAGGTGGAGTTTAACGGGTCGTTACGTACAGAACCCGGATTCGGGCTGTCGGGAGAAATAAATATCACCCCTGCCACTGTGCAGGTTTATGCCGGCGAAGAAATTCTGGATAGTCTGATTACCGTACAAACAGTAAACACCAAGATTGAGAAAGCGAGAAAGACATTTACCCGCACGTTCAATCTGTTGCCGGTTAAAGGAGCCCGGTTCGAACCCGAACAGGTAACCATCACCTTCCCCATTGAAGAATATACGGAAAAAACATTGAATATACCGATCCAATGTAAGACATTGCCGCAGAATCTTACGCTGCGGACCTTCCCATCCATGGTGCAGGTTACCTGCAATGTACCTCTTTCGCGCTTCAACCAGCTAAAGGAAAGTGATTTTGCAGCCGAGATAAACTATTCGGATCTGGAACAGAACATTTCGGGTACGGTATCAATCAAGCTGACAAAGAAACCCAACTGGATTCAATCCCCCACGGTGCACCCGGACAAAATTGAATTTATACTGGAACAAAACAATTATTAA
- the yajC gene encoding preprotein translocase subunit YajC produces MNLLSILLQAAGGANQWSGILMMVVVVAIFYFFMIRPQQKKQKEIQKSREALKKGDKVITAGGIYGKIKEISDNYMSIEIAEGVNIRVDKTSIFASAEDAQQK; encoded by the coding sequence ATGAACTTACTAAGTATTTTACTTCAAGCAGCAGGTGGCGCAAATCAGTGGTCAGGAATTTTAATGATGGTAGTGGTAGTAGCTATCTTTTATTTCTTCATGATCCGTCCGCAGCAAAAGAAACAGAAAGAAATTCAAAAATCACGCGAAGCTCTGAAGAAGGGTGACAAGGTGATTACAGCCGGTGGTATCTATGGTAAAATCAAAGAGATCAGCGACAACTATATGTCAATCGAAATTGCGGAAGGTGTAAACATCCGTGTAGACAAAACATCCATTTTTGCATCGGCAGAAGACGCGCAACAAAAGTAA
- the nusB gene encoding transcription antitermination factor NusB, whose protein sequence is MINRILIRIKVLQIVYAYYQNGNKDLKTAENELLFSLQKSYDLYHYFLLLIVETTRLQKRVLDNRKNKYVPTQEELNPNTRFVDNRFAAQVEANESLLAYVKDNGISWNNEEDFVKSVLDIILNSDIYADYLADANDSYEADRDFWRIVFKKLICGNEEIESYLEDKSIYWNDDIEIVQTFTLKTIKKFSEKEGSKQPLLPMFKDQDDQEFAIKLFRQSLLKGSEYRERIQKHMKNWESERIANMDQIIMQVALAEIMNFPTIPINVSLNEYIDTAKYYSTPKSGNFINGILDSVVTELKNERLLIKD, encoded by the coding sequence ATGATCAACAGAATTTTAATTCGCATTAAAGTTTTACAGATAGTATACGCATACTATCAGAACGGAAACAAAGACCTCAAAACTGCAGAAAACGAATTGCTTTTCAGTCTTCAAAAGTCATACGACTTATACCATTATTTCCTTCTTCTCATAGTTGAAACAACCAGACTTCAAAAAAGAGTGCTGGACAATCGCAAAAACAAGTATGTTCCAACCCAGGAAGAGTTGAATCCCAACACCCGATTTGTAGATAACCGCTTTGCTGCACAGGTAGAAGCAAACGAGTCTCTTTTGGCTTATGTGAAAGACAATGGTATTTCATGGAACAACGAAGAAGATTTTGTAAAATCGGTACTGGATATCATTTTAAATTCGGATATCTATGCTGATTATCTGGCAGATGCCAACGATTCTTACGAAGCCGACCGCGACTTCTGGCGGATTGTTTTCAAGAAACTGATCTGCGGTAACGAAGAAATCGAATCCTATCTGGAAGATAAAAGTATTTATTGGAACGACGACATTGAGATTGTTCAGACTTTCACGTTGAAAACCATCAAGAAGTTTTCAGAAAAAGAGGGAAGCAAACAGCCTTTGTTGCCAATGTTCAAAGATCAGGACGACCAGGAATTCGCTATCAAATTATTCCGTCAGTCATTATTGAAAGGAAGCGAATACCGCGAACGTATCCAAAAGCACATGAAAAACTGGGAGAGCGAACGTATTGCCAATATGGACCAGATCATCATGCAGGTTGCCCTGGCTGAAATCATGAATTTCCCAACAATACCTATCAATGTAAGCCTGAACGAATACATCGACACAGCTAAATACTACAGTACACCCAAAAGCGGTAATTTCATCAATGGAATTCTCGATTCTGTTGTAACTGAGCTAAAAAATGAGCGTTTGTTGATTAAAGATTGA
- a CDS encoding DUF3276 family protein: MEDAGKKMNVETGDKEILYSRAIKAGKRIYYLDVKRNLKDDLFLAITESKKVQSKEGAQATFEKHKIFLYKEDFEKFIEGLSDVIGYIQQHNGDVSTKPANSNDPEENDTSDSGDIKLTIDF, translated from the coding sequence ATGGAAGATGCAGGGAAAAAAATGAATGTTGAAACAGGAGATAAAGAAATTCTTTATTCCAGAGCCATTAAAGCCGGCAAGAGGATATATTACCTCGATGTGAAGAGGAATCTGAAGGATGATTTGTTTCTGGCTATAACAGAAAGCAAAAAAGTCCAATCTAAAGAGGGTGCGCAGGCAACATTCGAAAAGCACAAGATTTTTCTGTATAAGGAAGACTTTGAGAAGTTTATAGAAGGCTTATCTGATGTGATCGGGTACATACAGCAACATAACGGAGATGTTTCTACTAAGCCCGCTAACAGCAATGATCCGGAGGAAAACGACACATCAGATTCGGGCGACATTAAATTAACCATCGATTTTTAA
- a CDS encoding DUF362 domain-containing protein, protein MAYLISEDCIACGTCIDECPVGAISEGDIYKIDPEMCTDCGTCADVCPTEAIHPVA, encoded by the coding sequence ATGGCTTATTTAATTAGTGAAGATTGCATTGCTTGCGGTACTTGCATTGACGAGTGTCCGGTAGGAGCAATTTCTGAAGGCGATATCTATAAGATTGATCCTGAAATGTGTACAGACTGCGGTACTTGCGCTGATGTATGTCCTACAGAAGCTATCCATCCGGTAGCATAA
- the porT gene encoding type IX secretion/gliding motility protein PorT/SprT: MKQIVFLFLSCFFFCGPLLSQKEKVKNQPYADQKLFHLGFHVGLHSQDMILTNVGVAGDDGKTWYGEIPSYSPGFTVGVIGDMYLNPNLNLRFSPTLHFGDKKFVFRSFEGADVADEPEFTTTVRSNYLMFPLDIKYSAFRINNYRPYVIGGVYGSMDLGRKKGNPLLLKSADYGVQFGLGCDLYLPYFKLCPELKFCFGLADLLEKDRTDLQDAALMRYTQSLSKVTSRMIVLTFNFE, from the coding sequence TTGAAACAGATCGTATTTCTATTTTTGTCTTGTTTCTTCTTTTGCGGACCTTTGTTGTCGCAGAAGGAGAAGGTGAAAAATCAGCCTTATGCCGACCAAAAGCTATTTCATTTGGGATTTCATGTGGGGTTGCATTCGCAGGATATGATTCTGACCAATGTGGGAGTTGCCGGCGACGACGGGAAGACGTGGTACGGCGAGATTCCTTCGTACTCACCCGGCTTTACTGTGGGTGTGATAGGAGACATGTATCTGAACCCTAATCTGAATCTGAGGTTTTCGCCCACGCTACATTTTGGTGATAAGAAGTTTGTATTCCGCTCCTTCGAAGGGGCTGATGTGGCCGACGAGCCCGAGTTTACTACCACCGTACGATCCAATTACCTGATGTTTCCGCTGGATATCAAATACAGTGCATTTCGTATCAACAACTACCGGCCGTACGTTATAGGTGGGGTGTATGGAAGTATGGATCTGGGACGAAAGAAAGGCAATCCCTTGCTTCTGAAGAGTGCGGATTACGGTGTTCAGTTTGGCCTGGGCTGCGATCTTTACCTGCCATACTTCAAGCTGTGTCCGGAACTTAAATTTTGTTTCGGATTGGCCGATCTGCTTGAAAAAGACAGAACCGACCTTCAGGATGCAGCCCTGATGAGGTACACCCAATCTTTATCCAAAGTTACTTCCAGAATGATTGTGCTTACCTTTAATTTCGAATAA
- a CDS encoding phosphatidate cytidylyltransferase, with translation MKNLIIRGLTGAVFVAVLAGAICYNPYTFLALFSILTGLLLWEFYSLLKEYFPSVPRRIVGTIGGMYLFVATFLHANGLAESLVFTPYLAFLIYLFVSELYNKQQNPLNNLAYSLFAQVYCAGTFALSNYIVLGKNEEGAIIFTPLLLMALFIFVWINDTGAYLVGSQFGKHRLFERISPKKSWEGFWGGLVFALASSFVFANLNPEISWYNWLGLAATIVCFGTWGDLIESLIKRTVGVKDSGKMLPGHGGMLDRFDSILLAIPAAYIYIELFIRN, from the coding sequence TTGAAAAATCTAATTATACGAGGGCTTACCGGTGCAGTATTTGTTGCCGTATTAGCAGGAGCTATTTGCTATAATCCCTATACGTTTCTTGCTTTATTCAGTATACTCACAGGCTTATTGCTCTGGGAATTCTATAGTTTGCTAAAGGAGTATTTTCCATCCGTTCCAAGACGGATTGTAGGAACAATTGGCGGTATGTATCTTTTCGTGGCTACCTTCTTACATGCAAACGGCCTTGCCGAAAGCCTCGTATTTACACCTTATCTTGCGTTTCTAATCTATCTGTTTGTTTCGGAACTTTACAACAAGCAGCAAAATCCGTTAAATAATCTGGCTTATTCCCTGTTTGCGCAGGTGTATTGTGCCGGAACTTTTGCCCTTTCCAATTACATCGTTCTTGGAAAGAATGAAGAAGGGGCGATTATCTTCACTCCTCTCCTGCTTATGGCTCTTTTTATATTCGTCTGGATAAACGATACGGGAGCATACCTGGTGGGATCTCAATTTGGGAAACACAGGTTATTTGAGCGTATATCACCTAAAAAGTCGTGGGAAGGCTTTTGGGGAGGCCTTGTCTTTGCTCTGGCAAGTTCCTTTGTTTTTGCCAACCTTAATCCGGAGATAAGCTGGTATAACTGGCTGGGACTGGCTGCCACAATCGTTTGTTTTGGCACATGGGGCGACCTGATCGAATCATTGATAAAACGCACCGTTGGGGTAAAAGACTCCGGCAAGATGCTTCCCGGACACGGCGGAATGCTGGACCGGTTTGACAGTATACTGCTTGCCATCCCGGCTGCCTATATCTACATTGAACTTTTTATTCGAAATTAA
- the ftsH gene encoding ATP-dependent zinc metalloprotease FtsH produces the protein MENNNNAFNKPPKNNKTKMFRFNLYWMYGIIFILLAALYMTNDSSTTKEMGWTEFQKLANQNVFEKITVFNKKNTLEATIKKGQLGVVFKEDSALVGDSPMVFVKIPSADKFSDFYDKAVEKNNIDTSVSFEEGDDTFWNFFISFGPIILLVLVWIFLMKRMSGNAGGGAGGVFSVGKAKAQLFDKDNDKKVTFKDVAGLSEAKQEIEEIVAFLRSPEKYTELGGKIPKGALLVGPPGTGKTLLAKAVAGEANVPFFSLSGSDFVEMFVGVGASRVRDLFRQAKEKAPCIVFIDEIDAVGRARGKNANMNSNDERENTLNQLLTEMDGFGSNSGVIILAATNRADILDKALLRAGRFDRQIHVELPDLNERKEIFGVHLRPIKIDESVDAEFLARQTPGFSGADIANVCNEAALIAARGLKKFVQKEDFMNAVDRIVGGLEKRSKITTAEERRSIANHEAGHASISWLLEHANPLVKVTIVPRGKALGAAWYLPEERQITNKEQLLDEMCATLGGRAAEELFLGKISTGASNDLERVTKQAYAMVVYFGMSDKLPNLNYYDSTGQEWGFTKPYSEDTAKLIDSEVQNIINTEYARAKRILQENAEKHHQLANVLLEREVIYTEDVEHIFGKRPWISRSQEILDLQEKAAEDKPEPAANPDVQPEATETEQ, from the coding sequence ATGGAGAATAACAACAACGCGTTTAATAAGCCGCCAAAAAACAACAAGACGAAGATGTTCCGCTTTAATCTGTATTGGATGTATGGAATAATTTTCATCTTGCTTGCAGCTTTGTATATGACAAATGATTCGTCTACAACGAAAGAGATGGGTTGGACTGAGTTTCAGAAGCTGGCGAACCAAAACGTTTTTGAAAAAATAACCGTATTCAATAAAAAGAATACACTGGAAGCTACTATTAAAAAAGGACAACTGGGCGTGGTTTTTAAAGAGGATTCGGCTTTAGTGGGCGATTCGCCTATGGTCTTTGTAAAAATCCCGTCGGCTGACAAGTTTTCCGATTTTTATGACAAAGCGGTTGAAAAAAACAATATCGACACTTCGGTAAGCTTTGAAGAGGGTGATGATACATTCTGGAATTTCTTTATTTCCTTTGGTCCTATCATCCTGCTTGTACTTGTATGGATATTCCTGATGAAAAGAATGTCCGGAAATGCCGGTGGTGGCGCCGGAGGTGTGTTTAGCGTGGGCAAGGCAAAGGCTCAGCTATTCGACAAGGATAACGATAAGAAGGTTACCTTTAAAGATGTAGCCGGACTATCGGAAGCAAAACAGGAAATTGAAGAGATTGTGGCGTTTTTACGCAGTCCCGAAAAATATACCGAACTTGGAGGTAAGATTCCTAAGGGTGCTTTGTTGGTAGGCCCTCCGGGAACCGGTAAGACTTTATTGGCAAAGGCTGTGGCCGGCGAGGCAAATGTTCCGTTCTTCTCTTTATCCGGATCCGACTTTGTAGAAATGTTCGTAGGGGTTGGTGCCTCAAGGGTACGCGACCTGTTCCGTCAGGCTAAAGAAAAGGCTCCCTGTATCGTATTTATTGACGAGATTGATGCCGTTGGTCGTGCCCGTGGTAAAAATGCCAACATGAACAGCAACGACGAGCGCGAAAATACGCTTAACCAATTGCTGACAGAGATGGATGGTTTCGGATCAAACAGCGGGGTGATCATCCTTGCTGCTACGAACCGTGCTGACATATTAGACAAAGCCTTGCTTCGTGCCGGACGTTTTGACCGACAGATACATGTTGAGTTGCCCGATTTAAACGAGCGTAAAGAAATTTTTGGTGTGCATCTTCGTCCTATTAAGATTGACGAAAGTGTGGATGCCGAATTCCTTGCCCGTCAGACTCCCGGTTTTTCCGGAGCTGATATTGCCAATGTTTGTAACGAGGCTGCCCTTATTGCAGCTAGGGGATTGAAGAAATTTGTGCAGAAGGAAGACTTCATGAATGCGGTAGACCGCATTGTGGGTGGTTTGGAGAAAAGATCCAAAATAACAACTGCCGAGGAAAGACGCAGCATTGCCAACCACGAAGCAGGTCATGCATCGATCAGCTGGCTGCTCGAACATGCCAATCCATTGGTGAAGGTAACCATTGTTCCGCGAGGAAAGGCGCTGGGTGCCGCTTGGTATTTGCCGGAAGAGCGTCAGATTACAAATAAAGAGCAGCTGCTTGATGAGATGTGTGCTACGTTGGGTGGACGCGCTGCTGAAGAGCTGTTCCTGGGAAAGATTTCCACCGGAGCTTCCAACGACCTCGAAAGGGTAACCAAGCAGGCTTATGCCATGGTTGTCTACTTTGGTATGAGCGACAAGTTGCCTAACCTCAACTATTACGACTCAACCGGTCAGGAATGGGGCTTTACTAAACCATACAGTGAAGATACAGCCAAACTGATCGACTCTGAGGTGCAGAACATCATCAACACGGAGTATGCAAGAGCTAAACGCATCCTGCAGGAAAATGCCGAAAAGCATCATCAACTGGCCAATGTATTGCTTGAAAGGGAGGTGATTTACACCGAAGACGTTGAGCATATCTTCGGAAAGCGTCCGTGGATTTCGCGTTCGCAGGAGATTCTGGATCTGCAGGAAAAAGCTGCAGAGGATAAGCCGGAACCTGCAGCTAATCCGGATGTTCAACCCGAAGCTACAGAAACAGAGCAATAA
- the rsfS gene encoding ribosome silencing factor — MDQTESLVKKIVEGLQEKKGKKIATIDLTKLSGAICQYMVICEGNTPTQVAALSDSVWDYVRKEAGEKPISIDGERNAQWIGMDYGTVLVHIFLPELRTFYNLENLWADSKVIRIPDLD, encoded by the coding sequence ATGGATCAAACAGAATCATTGGTAAAAAAGATTGTAGAAGGCCTACAAGAGAAAAAAGGCAAAAAAATCGCAACAATAGACTTAACAAAATTATCAGGTGCCATATGTCAATATATGGTTATTTGTGAAGGTAACACTCCTACCCAGGTAGCTGCTCTTTCAGACTCCGTATGGGATTATGTAAGAAAAGAGGCGGGAGAAAAACCTATCTCCATCGATGGAGAAAGAAACGCTCAGTGGATAGGTATGGATTATGGCACGGTTCTTGTTCATATTTTTCTGCCGGAATTAAGAACTTTCTATAATTTGGAAAACCTTTGGGCAGACTCGAAGGTTATTCGAATACCGGATCTTGATTAA
- a CDS encoding DUF1697 domain-containing protein, which yields MKPTVYVLLLRGINVGGNQIIRMDDLKEVLSRTGLVDVETYIQSGNVLFSTTQSDRKLLSDGIAQSLKENFGYQSGVFLFTSQEIDAIISSAPQGFGSSPDLYRYDVIYLDGLLDANDIEKLIPARQGVDQLNSGNKAIYFSRLISEAGKSYLSKIVSLPFYKSVTVRNWNTTVKLQVLAKGKIARD from the coding sequence ATGAAGCCAACGGTCTATGTTTTGCTTTTAAGAGGAATTAATGTGGGCGGTAATCAGATTATCCGGATGGATGACTTAAAAGAGGTTTTATCCCGCACCGGATTGGTGGATGTTGAGACGTATATTCAAAGTGGTAACGTATTGTTTTCAACGACTCAATCGGATCGCAAGCTTCTGTCCGATGGAATAGCCCAGTCTTTAAAAGAGAATTTTGGATATCAATCGGGAGTTTTCTTATTTACATCCCAAGAGATTGACGCAATTATTTCTTCTGCTCCCCAAGGTTTTGGATCTTCCCCCGATCTATACAGATACGATGTGATTTATTTAGATGGATTACTTGATGCGAATGACATCGAAAAACTTATTCCAGCAAGACAAGGAGTGGACCAATTAAATTCCGGAAATAAAGCAATCTATTTTTCCCGCCTAATAAGCGAAGCCGGTAAAAGTTACCTTAGTAAGATTGTTTCTTTACCTTTTTATAAGTCGGTTACAGTACGAAATTGGAATACAACGGTAAAATTGCAGGTTTTGGCAAAAGGAAAAATTGCGCGTGATTAA
- a CDS encoding RNA recognition motif domain-containing protein, with amino-acid sequence MNIYIGNLSYTVKESDLRQVMEDYGTVDSAKLIIDRDTNRSKGFAFVEMPNEAEAINAIKELDGAEYQGRQMVLKEATPKRSY; translated from the coding sequence ATGAACATTTACATTGGCAATCTTAGCTACACAGTTAAGGAATCGGATTTAAGACAAGTTATGGAAGACTATGGTACAGTTGATTCAGCAAAATTAATTATTGACCGTGATACTAACAGATCTAAAGGTTTTGCATTTGTAGAAATGCCAAACGAGGCTGAAGCTATCAATGCAATCAAAGAATTGGATGGAGCAGAATATCAAGGCCGTCAGATGGTTTTGAAGGAAGCTACTCCTAAGCGGTCTTATTAA
- a CDS encoding metallophosphoesterase family protein yields MNNFSRKTGLFCVAILSLLTVSGLQAQQLSFRKDGSFKIVQFTDVHYCVSKPESKEALAVINETLDAEKPDLVIFTGDIVTEAPAKNGWDVVTEAVSKRGIPFAVTLGNHDDEQDLSRAQVARLVASYPKSLFKDTTDNVSGYGNYTLPIKSATGNKTSAVLYCMDSRSYSKIKAVEGYGWFSQDQVNWYRNQSKDFTTQNGGKPLPALAFFHIALPEYNKAYNTRAIGLRFEDECNPKVNSGMFTAMLESGDVMGTFVGHDHDNDYIAWLDGIALVYGRFTGGKTTYINIENGARVITLQEGEVAFKSWIRLRGNRIIQQTEFPKTFIKK; encoded by the coding sequence ATGAATAACTTTTCAAGAAAAACCGGTTTATTTTGTGTGGCTATCCTGTCCTTGCTTACTGTGTCCGGACTACAGGCGCAACAATTGTCCTTTCGTAAGGATGGAAGTTTTAAGATCGTTCAGTTTACAGATGTGCATTATTGTGTTTCAAAACCGGAGTCTAAAGAGGCTTTGGCAGTTATAAACGAAACCCTGGATGCCGAGAAACCGGATCTGGTAATATTTACAGGTGATATAGTTACAGAGGCTCCTGCCAAAAACGGCTGGGATGTGGTTACAGAGGCAGTTAGTAAAAGAGGAATTCCTTTTGCCGTTACATTGGGTAATCACGACGACGAACAGGATCTTTCGCGTGCTCAGGTTGCCCGCTTGGTGGCTTCGTACCCTAAGAGCTTGTTTAAGGATACAACCGATAATGTATCCGGATACGGAAATTATACGTTACCAATCAAGAGTGCCACAGGAAATAAAACGTCGGCAGTGTTGTATTGCATGGACTCGCGTTCGTACAGTAAAATAAAAGCTGTAGAGGGATACGGCTGGTTCTCGCAAGACCAGGTAAATTGGTACAGAAACCAAAGTAAAGATTTTACCACACAAAACGGAGGCAAACCGTTGCCAGCCCTGGCCTTTTTCCATATTGCCCTGCCCGAATATAACAAAGCTTATAATACCCGCGCCATTGGTTTACGTTTTGAAGACGAATGCAATCCGAAAGTGAATTCGGGAATGTTCACCGCCATGCTGGAGTCGGGCGATGTAATGGGTACATTTGTTGGTCACGACCATGATAACGACTACATTGCCTGGTTGGATGGCATTGCTTTGGTGTACGGACGCTTTACCGGTGGTAAAACCACTTACATCAACATTGAAAACGGCGCACGCGTCATTACCCTGCAGGAAGGTGAAGTTGCATTTAAAAGCTGGATCCGTCTGAGAGGGAATCGTATCATTCAGCAAACAGAATTCCCCAAAACTTTCATTAAGAAGTAA